The Spinacia oleracea cultivar Varoflay chromosome 2, BTI_SOV_V1, whole genome shotgun sequence DNA segment TTCGACAAAACCTGCAGAACAAGCAAGGACCCATGAGGCACGAATATGCTTGCTACAGTACAAACGCGGATTTCTAATTCGTAATGATCACAAGATAGTTCTATGCTAATGTTAGGCAATAAATTTGGTAATTAGAAGACTACCCAACTGACAAGTAGATTGATATATGGTGTGTGCTTTAACTGCCTAAAGCAACAGACATAAGAAACTACAATGGACACCATCGTATTGCCTGTCTGATGTAATTTGCTTAAAGGACACATTCCCCTTAAAAGGGCATCACTCCCGTTGGTGTCTTGTAAGGTTATCCACTTATTTTCGACTCTTTTATGGTTGTCTTTGATAGAAATTTCAGTCTGACTTAAACAACAATAGTAGACATATTCACATAAGTTAGTCGGTGAAACATCAATATTCCCCAATGCAATTGGAAAATGTTAACTATTCTACTCAAAAACTTTGTAAAACTGGAATTTAGAAATGTGAGGAAAAGCATAATATGCACAGGGCAGGTACATTCTGCAGCCCAATTTTCTCTTGCAATAAGGTCTTTGCTTCGCCATTAGTGATATTATACTCCTTACAGGAATAAGGGTGAGTCATTAAAAAATTAGAATACTTGCAGATACATCAAGCAATAAAAGTAATGCGCAGAGTAACAAGAATATACGGATCATATAAACATGATAGGTGAAAACTTAGCAGTTACCTCTTCATAATTCCCATCTCCAAGAGTCAACTCGATAAGAGAACGCTCATAAGGATGCAAATGATTTTTGTTAGGGAAGCTCTCTGTATACAATCTAAGGGGAACTGCCAACTcctaaacaaacaaacaaacagacAAGATAATCACAACTTGATAAGACAACAAGCCAAAGACACAAACAATACGACACATCAAATATCTTACCTTCATCAGCGCATCAAGTTGCTTAGCGCCCCGGTTCCTCTCACGCTTTGCAATATTAGCAATGCCTATCAAACAATCAGCTCAAAATTTCAACAATCTCACGTTCAACATAAACATTCAAATAAATCAAACCAACTGAATAAAGAACCAGTTACCCTTTGTAGCTGAAACCTTCTTAGCTTTCCGGATAGCGGATTGAATTATATCAACAGAAGGCATTACCATAGGTAGCTTTTGAAAAGCACCAACACCTTCAATAACTACTGGTTCATTAACCTAACATTGTTTCGCAAAGAAACACAGATTGATGAATATAATTGTATAGACAAACATAAACACAACAGTATGTAGAATAGAAACAAAACAATCAACAATTCTTCCAAAATATACCCCAAAAATAATATAATCACCTTCAATTTGGTTTCCTTTTTGAATTTGGTATCAGGAATATAACTTGCACCCATGATTTTTTCAGCAGTAGTTGTTTGTATCTCTTTGCATAAACACATTATTGGATAAAATGATCTATTGGGTATTTGTCTAGAACCTGTTAATTGAGAAAACattggcaaatttgtcaaaaactcgAAATCCCAATAAATGCAACATTAACAAAGAATTCAAATTagataatgattcaacaaattaaaagatattttcttccaaatacaaaattaataCAGAATTATTTACACTAGAAAGGAAAAAGAGGGTACCTTTGATGAGTTTGGAGGTTCCGAATAAGAATCTGTTGGAAGGAATCCGACATAATTCGAGCATGTTGGAAGCTCCCATCATTTCGCTGTTTATTTATTCTTGTAACAGTAGAAGAAAGCTTTAGTTACTGGTGAAGTTTTGAACTCCGGCGCACAGCTTTGTTGGTGGTCTACGAAAGAGTGACTTCAATTTAGTTGGacattcattttcttttcttttttttagtcGGAGATCacaaatctatactaatatattaaaaggcgttgataAACAAGCCTATGTGCCACGTGGCACTCGCACGAATCTCATTTCAATGTTCCATGTCATACACAATTATTTAAAAATGGTAAATATGTGTGGTAGAAGTCTTGAACCCGTGACCCTCTAAttgtaaaccaaacaattaaccACTACTCCAAATCAAATTATATGTCATTTTTTCAttacaaaatataataaatgacaATTTAATAATACAGagtattgaatttatttaaaaattttatACGTGTATcaacccggggcatcgcccgggcccaaatactagttattatttaaaagtggtgtacaataaatatcttaaattaCAGTAAAATGTCTAAAAgctatctattttttagtgtttaaatttcattttaataaaattgtttctacaaaatcattaataaagtataaattaatcatttaacccgtTAAATtttttatctatcaacttttttaaaaattaattaaaatatattaaaagttacaaaaaaaaaactgggtaaaagttatcatgttgtacaataaattatgCGTGGAAGACCTTTTGTTTCGAGATACCTTGTATCATCCATTCAATAAATGTATCTAAGAATCGTGCAAATGCATGGCATTTGCGTAACTGAATCggtaaaaagaataaaataaaaggtggaaattaaaaaaaaattgaaaaaattaacTAAATGATTACAATTTGAGCTTAAATGAATCAAAATTGAGTTTAACGTATATCTTAAAAGTCTGTTTATTTACGATTATACTATTTGATTTATTCTTCAACAACATTTAGTCAGTTATTGAATTAGAATCACTCACTTTTTATGGGGTACATTGACTATGAGTATCAAGACTGACAACGATGGTTAGTCACGGACTCATCACTCATGGAGTTATGGTACAAGTGCGTTCGTTCGGTTCgattgaatttgactaaaattaAGGCTTCATTTTATTTGACTAATTTtgtatgaacttattttatcgtattttatctgaaaaagagtttattttgtctgaaataaacataTTGGTGTGTGAAAATAATTAgaaaaaacttgtttttttgaacttatgttaacttatctgaatttatttgaatttattttatctaaaatatttcagacaaaataagtcgaacagtaCAGACAATGACTTATCTAAATACTACTTTTGTTTCTTATTAGATGACACAATTGGATTTTCACACTATACACACATCTTCTTTGACTTTCTTCAGCAATCGATTTTGTACATAATCTTCAATGTGTATAATgaatttgatttatttttcgATAATCCTTTTGGTCTGACTGGTTTTTCTGGACGAGACTTTCTGACAGATACAATTAAGCTCGAAGTGTTTAGAAGGACTAGTGGTTTCCTGGTGCATATTTGGCTTAGCCCGGTTTCCTGGTTTCAGTTGATTTACAAGGCAAACAGgttcacataatcacataagaACACAGATCCAATACCCTGCTCCAGTGAAGCATATATGAAAAATGCTCAAACCAACAAATAAATACAGTAGCAAATACTACAGTTAGCAGTACACCTATAATAAATACATacatacaaaaaaaaacaacaacactCCAAAGTATCATCGGGCCCATGAAACAGACTCGATCTCATCCCTCGCTGCTTTGTATAATTCAAGCCTCTTAGCACATTTTAGTCTTCTCTCCATCAATGTTGGGTCTTCATCAAGCATCTGTCCAAGCTGTTTAGCCTGAAAGCAAAGAGTAATGcatagtttcaggttcatcccCCCCAAATCAATGCTCAGAAAGTGCATGAACTCAGCCTATTAAGGAAAGATATTGGAAATTGGCAGGTCTATAAACCCGGTAAAAGGTCTTTCTGCGGTCTTTGACTCTGAGCTACAACTGTAGAAAAGTTCAGGCTATTTAATCAACAACACTTTTGCCTAGTGGAAtttccacttcagcactccttGCTTTGCTATTTGAATATGCAGTAAATAGCTAAATTAACAAAACACACATACACAGCCCACATACAAAAGCATGTCGTATATCAGCAACTAACTACTCAAAAAATATTAATGACCATAGCTCAAAGATGCAAGTGTCATTGCTGGTTCCTATCAAACAAGCTAAATTCAAATGCATAATAGTAAATTTGGAAGTCATAAACCAACTTGGTGTCAAATACCACAATCAACAGTTGAAAACAGATGAATACTTCTTATCTAGGGTAGTATGGTAAGAATTCATTCCCTATCCATACACTACATGACATAACACACAGAACGGCTTCATGAATGCATGAATGGAATATTTTATAACAAAAGAGAACACATCTATTACCTCTCTCTTTCCAACTTGGGTGTAGAAGAGATTCAGCAATGAGTGTTTAGCTTCCCTGACTTGACAATGAACAGTTGCCTTAGGGATGGTGTTCTTAAGTGTGTCTGATATCATATTTATATATGACGAGACGTTTGATGCAATTCTTCTGAAGTGTCCCTCATTGTATCGATCCACATTTGGGACAGCTGGATTTGCCCCTTTCTCCACATCCTGAGGAAGTTTGCGGAAGAAATCCACAGTCAGGTATGCAGATTCCATGTCCACTAACCTGATAACCGTCTTCCTGCTTTCATCACGGAACCTCTCTAAGGAAGCAAAACAAGCTGCAGCTAGTTCAGCTTGTAAGGATGGAAAGCGCTTAAGTTCCTGTTAAATGTTAATTGAAGTAAAGGAAGTTCAATAATCCACGAAAAGAACTAATAAACTTTTGAAGCCACCACATAAGAGGCAAATCTCAGGTCACCTGAGTTTCTGCAATTGACTTCCTCACTAGTTCCTTTAATACAAAGTGGACCTATACAAACAACATAGTTAGAAATTGACCCAAATCAGACAACAGCAAGCAAGGGTGTACACCTATTAGCAAACTTTCACTCCAAAGCTGATAGGAAGGAAATAATGAAATCAGTGAGCAAGTTTCATAAAACAGCAACATGAAACCATTTTTAATCTGCTATGAAAGATGATTTACAGGTATGAAATAATTAAATTGATCAACTCTCACACCAATGTGAGTGACGATGATCAGCAGGAGACAAATAAAGATAATAGATAAAATATACATGTAGAGCAGATAGCACTTACAGCGTCTACAGAAGCTTCGGCAGGGCCTCTGAAATAATTTAAACCACCATCAATAAGACGGCGGTAACCTTGCTCGGGGGCTATGAGATGAGGCTGGTAGCCATCAGCCTCGGAGACCACCTTCTTAACATTTGGTAGAGAGAGATACCGATCAAATGGAAGCTTTTTCAAAGCAGCAGGTAGCTGATTGTCAAAAACACCATATATTCGATCACCACCAGGACGCCTGAAAGAGAAAATTTTAGGCACCTTGAATAATTCTATGAGAGCAAacataaccaaaaaaaaattaggagtGTGAATAAGAATTCGATAAAGATATATTCATAGAAAATACATAGAGCCGAAGCTATGTTACAGCAAGGTAAGGTCATCCCACAGAATAAAATCCGTATTAAGGTTAATCAACCATAAGCACATAGAATACCTTGGCTTCCGGAGTACTGAAGTCAAATTCCCATACAAAACGTAACAAATATAACTGGACCAAGTGGTGATACAAATATTTATGCATAAAAGGAGACGGTAACCATAAAGGCTTTATTAGCCAGCGTGAAGCCGTGAAGTTGACGAAATACAGTGAAAACAATGACTCATATTTCCTCTAAATCAGTAAAGAACACATATGAGAAAAAATGAACGATGGATACTGGAGAATGAAACATAGTCACAAATTCGCAACTCATATACCCCTGGAATAATCTATAGTACACAACTTGTACGAAGGCAGAAGATTACCCTCCATCCAGATGCTCCTTGAATATTTTATCAAACGCACGGCAGAGTTCCAAGATTGTGTATAACTGGGCCTGAAATATAACATTTGCGTTATTGAAGTATGACGTCATGTGTTAGCATAGCAGCAATAAAAATTCTGGAAAAGCTACTTACCCCTGCATCAACACCAATAGGTCTACCTAGCCGGTCCAACTCTGCTTCTAGTTCATCGATGTTTTtgtttattaaagcaataatactCGGGATACGGGCCCTAATTACTGCCTCCAAATGCTGAAACAGGACAAAAAAATTCATTCATCGCAAATGCAAAAACAAGACAGAAAACTCCATTAATTCACCAAAGAATGGCCCAGAGAGTTATACCATTGAAAGGATTTTTGCAAGATATTCTGATCCCATTCTACTAACTAAATGTGAGTAGTCCGGACTGGTTGCAAAGTACTCACGCTCCTTGTGCCTAGCAGCCATCATATCTACATTTCTATTGATTTCTGCCTGTGAGCGATTCACTATTCCCACCCAGGGATGTTGAAGTCGATAAGATCTTCCTTCAAGAACCTTGTACAGAGAAGGAAAGGGATAAGAAAATCAGAGTATTAATCACATTTCACACTCAACATTGCTTCACGCCTTCACAAAATGCTGTCAGCCGCCAAATGGAAGGGACAACATAATGGATCACTGAAGAAACTGGTGCCATGAAATTTCCTACCATTGACGAATAGTTGCTTTAGCGCCTAAAAGTGTAAACCTCGGTCAAAGCATTATTACACAAGTACATTGATGTATTTTGATAATAGGTCCTGTGTCATTTAGACTTTCCAGAAATATCTGACTTGCAGAACTATCGGATAAATCGAGCTCTTATATGATTTCACACTAGTTTCAAAGGATTACATATCTATGTCTTCTCAAGGTGTCCGAGCGTCTGACACATGTGAAAGTCAATTGGTTAACCCATGTAGCAAAGGGAATCACACATGGTAACCCATTGAGAATTATATCGAGATACTTCTACACATAGGCGACTATTGGAATCTAGTATCGGGAACAACGTGAAAATAAGAGAGGATCTAACCTCTTATATTGGTTTAATTGAAAACTACATAGAGAAAATGTAAAATTTGAGCTAAAGAAAATTTGAGCTAAAGAAACCTACATCCAAGGCATTTGTCCCTTTATCCATTAAATCCAACTTTGTTAGAACACCGAAGGTTCGATCACCTggaaaatttaaatcaaaataTCCTTAGTACGGAAGAGAAGAAAGATGGGACAAAATGATCGGGTAAAAGATAAGCACAAGCAAAGAAAGTAGAATTACCACTGGGGTCCACTTCTTTGGCAAGTTTCATGGCATCTGATGTTGCTATATCTTGATTTGCTGGAGATATTGCCAGAATGATGCAGTTGGGCTAGCAAAGAAAATGCTTCAACATTAGAATAATGCTATACTACTTCATGCAGCATTTCCAAATTAAATAGAGTAACTACTCTAACAGACtagcagtaaataattaaatataacAAAAGTATAAAACTATGTCATCCATAAACATAGACTAGAAATAACACCTAGGTTTGACAAGAAAAGCATGGGTGGGACTTTTGCAGGAACCCCCCACCCCTCTTCATTTCTGGCTCCATGGGTGGGACTTTAAAGGAACACTGTCCAAACTCCTCTGGCCTTCCCCTCCTCTTCAGGGTATGAAAACTTCATACCTAGGGGGCTATTGGGGGTTTGGAGTGTGGGCCCTAGTTTCAATTAAGGTAATTTTCCTGACCATTTATGGTTCCTAAAATGTGTGAACCAAACACCTGCTAAGTAATTCAGTAACTAAAAGCACCCTGCTCAAAGAACCTGTAAACACTACAAGTTTTAGATCTTGCACATATGCTTTACAATTACAAAACAACCTCATTAGATAAGTGTCTTCCCAGCATGTGCATGGTGGTCAAGAAGGTGGACATCAAGGTTATAATGAGGATGCAGACAGAATATAATGATGAAGTTGGTGATTACCTTATCAACGTATGTACGGATCATATCTTCAATGTCTTTGACAATACTCTCAGGCTGTCCCTCTGAGATTtaacaccaaaaaaacagaaaacaagtATCTTAGCTCACCAACAAGCTAGAATAGATAGCTGGTAGAAATACTATATGTTGCACGGAGAAGACGAGGAGCTCACCTACAGCAACTTTTGTCAAACCCGGCAAATCGACGAGGGTCAAGTTGACAACTAGACAAGCGGTGAAACAGTCAAAAAAGGTTCCATATACACAAATTACACTAGCAAGTCACAAACCAGTAGATAGACCAAACCCTGTATCCGGCAcaaaaaagatgatgtgagtaaatTACCATGAGGCGAATATATGCTGAGGTGAATTGGAACAGGCGATATCATTTTCGACTTTCCCGTAACTCGATCAGTCTCATCTTGAATCTCCTTGCGAACAAGGGCTAACAGAGCGCACATGTTCAACAGAAAATATTATTCagaaaacaaactttgcaaagaCCAAAATGTCACACCAAATAAAAATGCAAAGCACATTTAGTACAATAATTAACTCCGTATCATATATCAACACAGAAAGAAAACATCCTAAAATCGAAGAAAATAATGCATATCGAAAAATAAGCAAGTAACAGAAGTATACAACACTTGGAGTATCGCATTAAACATTAAAGAGGTGCGAGATAATTAAAACTAGCTTCTTCTGTTTAGGTAAACTACACAAACTATAGAGTACTAAACTACTAATCATAATCCGGTATGTAGAATTCCATAAAGAAACTggacttttttttaaataaatgctaaaatattaaatttagaGCTCAAAGACACTGAAAAGTGGAAACCTTCACAACATGGAGTCAAAGAATAATCTACTAATTGTAACAAAATGAGAAATTTATGCGAAATTGAATCATGCATCATCTCTAAACTGCATAAAAAGTTGTAATTATCTAAATGAGAGTTACAGACCACTATCACCAGTAAAACAGACGCCTAAGCAAGTGCAGAAACCGAACAAGGACAAACCTTGAATCATTTACGAAGTACTAACCAAAACAAAATGAGAAATTTATGCGAAATGAATCATGCCCCTCAGTtctaaattataattaaaccaTAGAAATAATAATCCGCCAAAAGGGTCAGAATTTCATACCAAAATCACTGAACCGACGCTTTGGCAAGTGCAGAAATTCGCCATATTCTTGCTCTCCTTCATCTGTTTTGTGCAATTGCAACACCAACGGCCGCCTCGTCACAATTCCTGCCACaaattttccaaataaaaaaaacttttccttcaattttactcctaaaaattaaccaaaattGAAAACTTTCCAAGAAAAAAGAGGAATTAGATAGCTAACCAGATCCTCTGGGAAGGAAATCACGTCCAACAATACTCTCAAGAACAGAAGATTTTCCTGAACTCTGAAAAATCAGACAAAATTCAACAATCAAACATCAAATTCAACTGAAGAAAAAAATCATGAGTGAGAAGTAGTCCATACCTGACCACCGACAACAGCGACGGTAGGAAGAGCTTCCCAAAGAGAAGAGAAAGACGAGTCACCACCGCCATGGTCGCCTAGAACAGTACAAGCTCTTTGAATTCTGTTGACAAGTCCAATCAAACTCTCCATAGTAGACATCTCTCTTCCGAGAATCAAAACCCTAGAGTTTGAGTGTTGGAGAAGGTCACCACGGTGGTGGAGCAGCAGAGCaatggaggaggagagagaaaattagttTTGGGGGAAGTTTTGGACGCGCTGAAGAAATTTGCGGAAGAGAGAATCTAGACAAGTAGAAATGTTTTGTAATAAACTtaaaattaattgttaaaatGATGAAAATAGTAGGGATAAGGAATGAAAGTTTTAGATTCGTATTTTTGGTCAGTGTATCTATGTCAGCTCTTatgttttttttacttttttttttaaaaaaagagtaAATTGTTAATTTGATGTTTCAAATTTTGAAAGAGGAAAAAGATGAAAGGTCCACCTTTGGTGCCGTTGGAGAATGTGGATGTGATGAGGCAGGGCCGTCTCCGGCAATTTGGAGGCCCTGTGCTAAAATACAGATATTGGGCCCATATAATTTTTTATGGGcaattatttaatgtaaaacatataattattatattaatattttttatttataaaaaatataaagtCAAATTAATAATATGGTTTAACGTTTTGTGTGTGATGGTTTGAGaaaattgatgtaaaggtttaatGGACATGAaaaaagcaaataaaaaaaaggggcATGGTAAGAATCGAACCCTGGTCTAGGCTACCACACTTATAATTCCTTACCAATTAGGACAAAGATTACTTAATGCATAACAAAGCAGCtgttaaatatataatatttgttCTTGGGGGGTTTAACCAACATAATTTCTTTTTGGGGTCCCAAAATTTTGTGGCCCGGTGCTGAAGGTCCGCCTGGACCTCCCTTTAGCCGGCCCTGTGATGACGAAGGATCTGACATTGGGCTAGGGGGCCAATCTAGCCGTAATGCCATACggctagacctgtcaaacgggtcggtcgggtcggtttgtaaaaaaaatattttcgggTTTGAGTTGAATCGGGTCCGTCATTTTCGAGTTCgagttgaatcgggtcggtcattTTCGGGTTTTGGGTtcacaaatgcttgttcaagacccataaTTTTCGGGTTTGGAACTAACTACTAAAACTTACTTTTAAAAGTCTAACTTCAACTTAAAGCCCTtacaacttggaaccattaTAGGTCCACAAATCTTGCAACCCAAAACATTTGTAACCATTAAGTAATCAAACTAATTATataaacttgaaataaaagcgtTCAAAGCATTTAAAGGTTCACTCAACACTCAATCCCGAATGTAGAAT contains these protein-coding regions:
- the LOC110804458 gene encoding phragmoplastin DRP1E; translation: MSTMESLIGLVNRIQRACTVLGDHGGGDSSFSSLWEALPTVAVVGGQSSGKSSVLESIVGRDFLPRGSGIVTRRPLVLQLHKTDEGEQEYGEFLHLPKRRFSDFALVRKEIQDETDRVTGKSKMISPVPIHLSIYSPHVVNLTLVDLPGLTKVAVEGQPESIVKDIEDMIRTYVDKPNCIILAISPANQDIATSDAMKLAKEVDPSGDRTFGVLTKLDLMDKGTNALDVLEGRSYRLQHPWVGIVNRSQAEINRNVDMMAARHKEREYFATSPDYSHLVSRMGSEYLAKILSMHLEAVIRARIPSIIALINKNIDELEAELDRLGRPIGVDAGAQLYTILELCRAFDKIFKEHLDGGRPGGDRIYGVFDNQLPAALKKLPFDRYLSLPNVKKVVSEADGYQPHLIAPEQGYRRLIDGGLNYFRGPAEASVDAVHFVLKELVRKSIAETQELKRFPSLQAELAAACFASLERFRDESRKTVIRLVDMESAYLTVDFFRKLPQDVEKGANPAVPNVDRYNEGHFRRIASNVSSYINMISDTLKNTIPKATVHCQVREAKHSLLNLFYTQVGKREAKQLGQMLDEDPTLMERRLKCAKRLELYKAARDEIESVSWAR